One genomic region from Leptolyngbyaceae cyanobacterium JSC-12 encodes:
- a CDS encoding glycosyl transferase (IMG reference gene:2510096486~PFAM: Glycosyl transferase family 2; PilZ domain; Cellulose synthase), with product MAITQMERPKLRNQPCPIFRLRFATLAMLGGVGGLTSISLAWFAGEPTTLTFFHQLNMLQSSTSAWLGVPMIAGYYLLAPTVILLLLALLVMQLSPQPRRWSRAIVVGSLLLLAARYVVWRSLTTLNLVDPLNGVFSLGLFLLEMLMMLQTSILLVLTLLTRDRRREADYYSIAVAEGRYQPSVDILIPTYNEPNFVLRRTVIGCQALNYPNKRIYLLDDTRRPEVRELAAELGCEYITRQNNHYAKAGNLNHAIAKTSGELVVVFDADFVPTRNFLTRTVGFFQDPDVALVQTPQSFYNFDPVARNLGLENIVTPDEEVFYRQLQPIRDGAGSVTCAGTSFVVRRSALEEAGGFVIGSLSEDYFTGIKISANGYRLVYLDEKLSAGLAADTMIDYATQRLRWARGTLQAFFIDANPLTIPGLSPIQRLAHLEGLLAWFTNLSRVGFLFVPLAYAFLHVIPVRASTAELIYFFLPYYLLNLCVFSWLNYRSRSALMSDVYTLVIALPLASTIIQSMLAPFSKGFSVTPKGTARDRFTFNWGLALPLFVLWGVTALSLYHNLSVWIVDGWKDLYNLQGKGLSIGWIWSSYNLFTISVALVALLNVPKTDHNEWFGVSRAVCLSLKQDLRSSERVSERVNQRWGVTTMMSEGGVEIALTQADFPELIQGRTLPVSLYLPEENLTLQGVITQTRTRNDQITVRVQFQSVTLEQHRQLVELLFCRPGQWKRQNTPGELHSLWLMLRVLLKPRVLFNRKADEIRAIAVANV from the coding sequence ATGGCGATTACTCAAATGGAGCGTCCCAAACTGAGAAACCAACCATGTCCAATCTTTCGCCTCCGGTTTGCTACTCTTGCGATGCTTGGAGGTGTGGGTGGTCTAACTAGCATTAGTTTGGCGTGGTTTGCAGGAGAACCAACAACTCTAACGTTTTTTCATCAACTCAACATGCTTCAATCTTCAACTTCAGCATGGCTGGGAGTCCCGATGATTGCTGGGTATTATCTGCTAGCCCCTACTGTTATTCTATTGCTGCTGGCATTACTGGTGATGCAGTTGTCGCCACAGCCGCGGCGCTGGTCACGGGCAATTGTGGTAGGTAGTTTGTTGTTATTAGCGGCACGATATGTTGTGTGGCGATCGCTTACCACGCTTAACCTGGTAGATCCCCTGAATGGAGTGTTTAGCCTGGGGTTGTTTTTGCTGGAAATGTTAATGATGCTTCAGACCTCGATTCTGCTGGTTCTGACATTATTGACTCGCGATCGCCGTCGGGAAGCAGATTATTACTCCATTGCAGTGGCAGAAGGGAGATACCAACCATCGGTAGACATTCTGATTCCCACATATAACGAGCCGAATTTTGTTTTGCGTCGAACCGTCATTGGTTGTCAAGCGTTGAATTACCCCAATAAACGCATTTATTTACTCGATGACACGCGCCGTCCAGAAGTGCGGGAGTTAGCTGCGGAACTAGGCTGTGAATATATAACGCGCCAGAACAACCACTATGCTAAAGCTGGTAATTTGAACCACGCGATCGCCAAAACCAGCGGAGAACTCGTTGTGGTTTTTGATGCCGACTTCGTACCCACCCGTAACTTTCTCACCCGTACTGTTGGCTTCTTCCAAGATCCGGACGTAGCGCTGGTGCAAACGCCGCAAAGCTTCTATAACTTTGACCCAGTTGCCCGTAACTTAGGGCTAGAAAATATCGTCACCCCGGATGAGGAAGTTTTCTATCGGCAGTTGCAACCCATTCGAGATGGGGCAGGCAGCGTCACCTGCGCGGGAACTTCGTTTGTAGTGCGGCGCAGCGCCCTGGAAGAGGCGGGTGGGTTTGTCATTGGTTCCCTGAGTGAAGACTACTTTACTGGTATTAAGATTTCGGCAAATGGTTATCGGCTAGTGTACCTGGATGAAAAGTTAAGCGCAGGGCTAGCTGCCGATACTATGATTGACTACGCTACTCAACGCTTACGCTGGGCACGCGGTACTCTACAAGCCTTTTTCATTGATGCCAATCCGTTGACCATTCCAGGTCTCAGCCCTATTCAGCGGTTAGCGCATCTGGAGGGCTTGCTCGCTTGGTTTACTAATCTTTCTCGTGTTGGTTTTTTGTTTGTGCCGTTGGCCTATGCCTTTTTGCATGTCATTCCGGTTAGGGCATCTACCGCTGAGTTGATTTACTTTTTTCTGCCTTACTACTTGCTCAATCTCTGCGTCTTTTCCTGGCTGAATTATCGTTCCCGGTCAGCGTTAATGTCTGATGTTTACACATTAGTGATTGCGCTGCCCCTGGCATCGACGATTATTCAATCGATGCTTGCCCCTTTCTCCAAAGGATTTAGCGTAACGCCGAAGGGAACCGCCCGCGATCGTTTCACATTCAACTGGGGACTCGCGTTACCATTGTTTGTTTTATGGGGTGTTACGGCACTAAGCCTGTATCATAATCTGAGCGTTTGGATTGTAGACGGTTGGAAGGATTTGTATAATCTCCAGGGGAAAGGACTCAGTATCGGCTGGATTTGGAGTAGTTACAATCTATTCACGATCAGTGTGGCATTAGTAGCATTGTTAAACGTGCCAAAAACAGATCACAATGAATGGTTTGGAGTCAGCCGCGCTGTCTGTTTAAGTTTGAAGCAAGACCTGCGCTCCTCTGAACGAGTCTCTGAACGAGTCAATCAGCGGTGGGGTGTTACCACCATGATGTCAGAAGGGGGGGTAGAAATTGCACTCACCCAGGCAGACTTTCCCGAACTGATCCAAGGGCGAACGCTTCCTGTGAGTTTGTACCTGCCTGAAGAAAATCTGACTCTGCAAGGCGTCATTACCCAGACCAGAACCCGAAACGACCAGATCACTGTTCGCGTTCAGTTCCAATCAGTTACGTTAGAGCAGCATCGGCAACTGGTTGAGCTATTGTTCTGCCGTCCGGGGCAATGGAAACGGCAAAATACACCTGGAGAGTTACATTCGCTCTGGTTGATGCTACGAGTTCTTTTGAAACCACGAGTTTTGTTTAACCGCAAAGCTGATGAGATTCGGGCGATCGCTGTTGCCAATGTCTAA